ACAGCTAATCTCCAGCAATTACTTTCAGTTAGAAAACCAATATGTATCGCTTGGGTGTTTCAACTCTTGCATTTCTGTTTCTAAATGATCTTTTGTGGCTGTGTACATGGctaatatgtaaaaaattgATAGTTTGCGAGAAAGTGGAGAGCAAAGGAAGGACAACATACAATGAGGTCAGCTGCTTTCTTGAATGTTAGGcttttttgcaatttctttCTTTGGAGATCTGAactagaaatttttttaatttcttgcaCTTCGCAAATGGTGAAGCTTTTCTCAGCAATGCGATGCACTTTGTATCTTTTGTCTGACGattattttttaagataaaCCTTTTGTAGTGGTTGTCATAATGAATTATACTAGCTTAAACTTTTGCATATACAGTTACCGAATTCCTGCAGCAGATTGTGCTATTGTGAACATGAGGTTTCAAGTTGTGGTGCTGTTTAGATTAACGTTTTATGTATAGTAGCTTGAATTTTCGGTGAACACCTGGTTTCTTATATTTAGAATAAGTTGAAATAAATGGTTAGACTTACAGTCTTCACTAATATTGATAAACCTCAATTTGTGTCCGCAAACATGTGATTACTCTATTAGCTAGTTAACTTGTTAAAAGTGGAAACTTAATGACTTTTTAATTGGTGTAAATTTATTGAGAAGCAAAATGGACAGAAATGTACGGAATTCTCTAATTTTTCTGTTGTTATAATGTTCGGCTTGGTATGATGGAATCCCGTGGAGAGTAAATGTGAAGTTTTTTCAAGTAAAAATAATCTTTTGCGTTGATTTTCATAGTTTTTCCATCATCTTTTAGGGAATACTTTTATAAGGGATGATTTTTCTATATCTACTCCCATTTACCTTTCCAAAAGAATTTCATACTTTTCTAGAATTTTGGTCATACTTCCTCATTGAATACAAGTTAACCAACTCATTGTAACTCTCTTGGGTGAACATGCTTAGAACATGGCTACAAAATGTTTATAAGTCAGGGGTCTTTTTTCCTGGTAAAGAAAAAGTTTAATACTTAGATAAGACGTCCTTATCAcataagaaaattcaaaatttacattaagattCTCCATTCATTTCTCCAAATATCTACTAAtgaaaaatcgaaaacaatctaTGGGCCTTCACAGAGCTTTTAGTGTGAATCATTGTGTAAGTACATGTTTGTTCGTCCTGTTACATGCTAGGGAGTTGCAGTAGCTTCGACAAGCTGAAAAGGAGATAAGAAAAGGCTGCATCCAGATCTAAGGCAAATGTATTTTCTGGATTACTTGATGTTTTCTTATTAGTAATTTTTGGGGGCCAGACCAAGAAAGTGAGCAGTTTATGCCTGGCTCTTATGAAATTCTCGGTTTATGCTATTTTTCACCTTTACCATTCTGATGTTTATTTCTGCTAAAAGCTGTTACTTGCAGCTCCTGAGGTTGCAGCATTACACTTTTGGTGCttaatttcttttcttactcattGTTGAGTGGCTGTGCTTTGAGATCTGATTATTGGAACAACGTCAGGTAGCAGATGAACTAGTTGCTGAATATGCAGATGCAAGTAATGCACCTGGGCCCAATGAACAGgtatctttatttttctttacaaGATAAACTTTTGTGTGATTAGAAGTTCAGGAGAAACGGAAGtgtaattgtttatttgtttcaGCCGGGGTATGATGAGAAAAACATTCGCCGGAGGGTGTACGATGCACTGAATGTTCTTATGGCAATGGATATAATTTCCAAGGATAAAAAGGAAATTCAATGGAAAGGTCTGCCTCGAACAAGCTTGAATGATATTGAGGAGTTGAAGGTGTGGAATTCATCTCTAACTCTTTCTTTTAAATCTATTATGCTGTGTAAAGTAACCTATCAACTCGTTCAACAATGCAGACCGAGCGGCTTGGACTGAGAAATAGGATAGAAAAGAAAGCTGCATACTTGCGGGAATTGGAAGAACAAGTAATGATCATTTCTTAATATTGCACCATTAATTATCTTCTTAGATGTTACTACTGTAAAGTACATGTAATTGTTAGAATTTGGTACTTATATTACTCATCTACAGCTTTCAGTGTAGCTTACTAATTCTTATGGATCCTTGAAGTCTGTAGGATATCAAAACCTCATACATCGTAATCAACAGTTGTATGGCAATGGGAATGTGCCTACTGGTGGTGTAGCTTTACCTTTCATTCTGGTTCAGGTATTGCATGTGCTAAATGTcacttctctttttctttcattCTGCTGTCATATCGGGTTTAGGTCACATCCATGACGAGTTATGTATGGATCGATTGTGACTGGACGTCTATTTCAAGTTGGGTCAAAGcagattatattttatttccaattattttttttccgaATATCTACACGTGATAAGTGTTCGCATtagggtaatgaaatgttgttgtatGATGAAATTATCAAAATCAGTCGCATTTATTCACGTGATTGGTTGGTCATTTTGCTTTTGGTTACAACCTTTCAAGTTTTTCCATGTTTAAAGAATACTAATCGTGGAACTATTTATTAAACTGAAATGAACTGTGCATTGCTTGGGGTATGAAAAGTTACTTTAtgaataataagaaattcttccATAGTATCCtgaatcaaaaactaatcattttgattgattttgcgAATCACAGACTAGACCGAATGCTACTGTTGAAGTGGAAATATCAGAAGACATGCAGCTTGTGCATTTTGATTTCAATAGGTGAGTACAAATCCTTCAAACTGATACAAATAATAAAGTGTCGAGTCGATACTTTGCAGATTTGCTTAAAAccctttttgtataaaacttCTCGCTAACTCTATAGCGGTTACGTTACGCAAATtctttaattttgtttcttCATGCCCTTCAATGCAGTACCCCATTTGAACTCCATGATGACAATTACGTTCTGAAGCAAATGCAGTTTTGTGACAAACCCCCAAATGATGGTGGGGCTTGCAGTACTCCGGGTAGTCAAGGTGAAGGCATCAGCATAGCTAGCACATACCATCCTCAAATCTCCGAGCCTTCTTCGCCTAAAATGCATCACAACCAAATTTCTCAGCCACCATCCCCACCCAAATTATATCAAACTCAGAATTGTACTTCGCCATCATCATCAAACACATACCAACCTCAAATGCCATTTCCACCTTCTCAGTCAAATACAACAATAAAGACTCCCTCGTCTCCGCCCCTTCCCGGAATCCTTAAAGCCCGTGTGCAGCATGAAGGTTAGAGCAGAACTGTTGAACTATGTGTATAATAAGTTCCTATAAACCTGACTCTTGGCGGTACGCCGTCAACCTCTCAATGTGGCAATTTCAGCTGGAGAGGTATTTAGAAGTAAGACTGAACTCATGAGTTACTCTTCTCTTCTACTGCAGATTTATAGGAATTCAATGTatcatcattttaattatagattAATCGTTAATTATTCTTATCTTCACTTTAATTCTGTAGAAATGATTAGCCTTTAGCTGTATTGTACAACTATGGATGAACCCAGAAGATCCATTGCTCTTAACTTAGTGCTGGATATGATAATTCTGTAGGTTATTTTCTGAAATGGATctcatatttgttgattgattgTTCTTGTACAAAAGCTTCATGGTAATCTAAAATCATCATATACTGAAAATTTTCAGGGTTTGGAATTTGGATGCACGATCTTATATATGTTTGTGTTTCTTCGATAAAATTACAATCGAAGTCTTGATACCAATTATCCAAGACTCTCTTCAAGCTCAATCACAACAAATGCTATTAACTCAACATACAAAATTAGTTCACATTGTCGTAACTTGAACAAATAAACCCTtgacttatttaattaaaaattactccATCGGTAGAGTTAACAATTATTTCTATACAATCAAAAACATGCTCGTCCTACAAATATAGAGTTTGACAACAAATGAAAACACAAATATAAAACAAGTGTATGAAAGTaggaaaatttttttgaaagtaGGACAAAATTACTACAACATACAAGTTAACACATTTCATAACCCAATGCAATTAAGTAATTTTCACCTAAAGTGAATTTTATAAGGATCAAATATACACAATTTTACCCTTattataataaaactaacaaaaaataattttcgaCTAACCCTTAATAGCAAAGCAAAGTCATGGACAAAATTactaacacaaaaatatatatatatactatactaaaCGCCATATCCCAAAATAGTTCAACCAAACAGACCCAAAATATCAAAATAGCAAGGGCACAGCCTTGGCAAAAAGAAAAACAGATAGTTCATGCCTAAGTGTAAGGAATTATTTAGTTTACTgacaaaatagaaaatatatatagataaacaTAAATATAATGCATCATTAGTTTTAGTTGGAGGCTTCAACTAAGGTAGCTCCCCAGCGATCAGATCCATGACCACACGCGTTATACTTCCATTATTTTTGGTCAGCAGCTTGTGGTTTGTCACTCTATCTTCGAAGCCCTGCATacgaaaaaataataaaatcaaagtcattaTCAACCTCGAAACTAGGTTGATCATAAAGAACCTAATCATCAAATGTTAAACCACACTTGCCATCTCTTCCAGCTCTTTGAGCATCGGATCCCATTCAGAAACACCAAAGAGAGCATCCAGAGACCGCTGCATGTCATACCCGTTTACCCTCAGAACCGTTTTATTCAAGTCATTGTCCTTAAAACCCATCTGGTCCAATTCCTTCAGTAAGGTTGTTTCAATGTCATTTTTTCCAGTATCTTGTTCAAGATCACAACTTTTGTTGTTCATGATAGTAGAAGAGCAGGCAGAGGATGTATCAGATGTATCGATGCTGGAGAATATTCGAATAGATGGAGGAGCATACGGTGATTCATGGCTTTCATTTACTTTAACATCAACATTACAAACAGACGATGCCTTGTGAGTTACAGCATTATCAGCATCAATATTAGGCAGTGCTGATGATGAAGCTGCAGGAGCAGCACCCGAGGCGGTAGTCATATTATCAGCAGCATGAGAAGAAACCATTTCGAACGGGAAATTCAAATCTATCTCAGTCTTAGGTCTCTGTTCAGCAGTTGGTGGACCTATAGGAACTGGTGAGTCGAGATTCAGTTCAGCTCCTACAGCTCCAAAACTCTCAGATTGGAGAAGATTCAAGTTTCGCCCAATTCTTTCAAGAGTCAAATCCGCAGACTCATCAACCTGATTGAGTAAAAGAAAAGAGTACAAATCACATAAATCAGTGTCATTCAAAATAAGCAGTAGAAGTATCTGGGATCACAAAAACAAACCTGTATTAGAACCCACACTCTCTGGCCAAACAACTGCCCAGAGTGGTCAGCCATCCTCCAATAAGAAATATATTTGCCGGGCAACTCCGGTGCAACAAAGTCAACTGCTATATCAATCTCTTTACCCACACTGACACCATCAACGGGGATCTAAAAGTTTCGggaacaaaacaataattcctAAGATTCTCATAGCAGCAGAAGACATTTAAAGGAACAAAGTTTAACTGTTTAAGAGATAGATACCTCAATCTCAACCGAATCAGAGGCACTGAACCGGTCTCCATCAATCCAAAGAAATCGTAATCCACGATTCCATGAAAGCGTGCCATTGTTGCGCAACCTCCATATCTTCGTAAAAGGAGTCAATGGGGCCATCACTGTCCCATCCATGACGTTCACATCCATGATGAAGTGACTGTCAAATCTAAAGCGAGGATACTTTCCTGCATGCCGCCTTAATGTACGTGGTTGTTGCACGTGAGGGATGCGGAAAAAAGTGGAACCCTACAAATGTTTCTTTGAAGTAAGATAAGACTCCTCCATAAAACTCAATGGCCAAAAGAAGATTAGTGGTAATACATACAGGGTCGCAGAAATCCTTGGTACACGGATGTCTGTAAGGCAAAGGGAAATCTATTCTGAAGTACTCTAGATCATTTCCCATTTGTTCAAAGCAGATTCTGCACAAATCATAATCATGTTTTCTGCACAAAGAATGCCATAAAGTTATATCAATAGAATCATGACAACATTGTTAGGCTGTcctaaaaatcataatatagATAATTCTTACACTTTGGACTTAAACCGCGGTCCAGTGATTGGATGAACCCCACAGCCATCACAGCGGACTCCTTTGTGGAAGTTGGGGCCCAAACTAGTCTGGAAGATTCCATTAGATGTACGAACAGGTGTCTGATTAGGATAGATGGGCTCACACGGGAAAGGTGGGAATGTAGGAAGCTCTCCTGAAAAGGGACACTCACCTACAGATTTTAAATCAAAACATGGCCTCGAAAGGCTTCCACCATCAAAATGTGAACTCTTATTGACACCATGGGCGGATTTACTTGTAACATTTTCAGAAGAAACACATTTTTTCAAGCTATTTTTGGAACAATTAGTGACATGGCCATCAGCACCAGAGTTCCTATCAACATTTGTGTTATCCTCCATCAACTTCAAATTATACTTGTTTTTTTCAAACTCATCCAGGTTTACATCCTCGCCTCTGTGCATCAGCCATTGCCTGTAAGATGGAATGAATTCTGCTTTTCCAGTGGATTCATTATTTTTAGGAGACAGTTGGGCAATATTAGAAGTTTGACTATCATTATGCTTCACTCCTCTATCCATAGAAGCATCAACCTTCTTACTTTGAGATTTTTTCTCGGGGGTAGTACTGCCATCAGAAGGAGATGCATTTAAGTAAGACTGTCCCACTTTTGATAATCCATCTAAGAGATCACCAAGTATAGGAGACGTAGATGCAGCTTTTTCTGTCAAGTCAGAACTGATCTTTGAAAAAGCATGACGTAGAGGCACAGGTACAGTTTTCAACACTTCAGTAACATTCAGATAATTTGGATCTGAGGATACTTTAGGTGTGGACTGTTCAGCAGATGCAGCAATAGGTTTATCTGTTTTCATACAAACAGTAATCCTAACTGGATTCAGGCACTGACTCAATACATCATGCAGATCTTCATCATCAACAAGCGTAACCAGGTCATCATCTTCGTCTATATAAGTCAAGTTGAAGCATGTTGTTGATGGCAAGTTGAAAAGAGAACAGATCTTCAGCCTCAGACCTTCCATGTTGAGATCCATCCTCTTCTCCAGTACGGCCCGGTCCTCAGTAGAGAAAACACGAACATTGAAACGCCTGAGTGTATCTTCATATTTCACCTGAATAATAGCATAGAAAACAGAGCATTAAGAGAATATCATGGACAAAGATCCATTGCGTTTCACAACCCTAAACAATGCAAAAGCCTCAActcgaaacaaacaaaaactgGTAACCAACAATATTTGTCGATATCTATATCAAGAAAATGGAAGCCATCCTAATTAGCAGGTTAATAAATTTGATTGTGAAGGATCAagtaacaaaagaaaaaaatcatcTTCTAGAAAGATAAATCCTAATTGCACCTTGCACACAATCACTCTCACATAACCCataatttccaaaaattataCTCACATGACaaagatccaaaaaaaaaaactcattccTCTTCTGATAAGTTTATTTCTcccagaaaaaaaaagaaagaagtcAGAACAACGGCCAATCAAGTCACAAATGCAAAAGCACAAATGAACAAAATCAACACGTCCAAACTGATTATAGAAGCCTAATCAACTAAGGTTAAATCAAAGATGAACTCAATCCTATCAGATAACTGGCAATTTCATTTGTGTACAATTTCGTATAAAATCGCACAATTTTAGCATTAACAAAATTTACAACACTAAAAAACAAAACATAGTCAtcatttaacaacaaaaatcaaacatttgaaaaaaaaaagcaatttcatcatataattaagaatttaagattgtaAAAAAAGTATACTTTTTGgaacaaaatcaaaaccaaataaACAAGAAGATGGAGTAAAAACATAAACTTACTTTGAACAATTGACAAGAAATTGCACTTCTTTCacatatataacaaaaataaatcacAAATACAACAAGAATTaacaaattattattcaaacaacaaatcaacaacaataatcaaaaaagaaaaaacatcaGTTCAGCAAAATCAATActagaattgaaaaaatccGTAAAAAACTAACCTTAAAAACAACCATGTCATTATTAGAGAATCCTAGATTTTTTGGGAAACTTTTAtgataaaattaaatgagacaaaATTATAATAGTGAATCTATAAATCTAACAAAGTTACTTTCTGAATTTAAACACCCATTGgaaatatatttaaaagtaacCAATAAAGAAGATGATTTCAAACACAACAGACAGATGCTAAGCAAGATAAGTTGCATCAACTCAAATCTAGAGGTGATCAATCCAAAGAGTTCAGACTTCTTCAAGCTATTTTTTGGTTACATAAATAGATTTCATGAAAAACGCACAATTCAACGATGAGGAAATTTATAacactaaaaaacaaaaatatatcatCATCCTTCACCAACAAAAAAGGCGACTTCATTATACCATATACTCCAAACGGGCGAAATCAGAATATTTTTGGATCAACATATCACCGATTAATGAAATCCAATAAACagtataatcataataaaaatgtaaaatatgaACAATTGACAAATAATTTCACTTCTTTCACATTGAATTATacccaaaataaatcaaaaaataccATGCAAAAATAAACAATCAAACAATTACTAAATCAACAATAATGATTCTAAATACATCTTTTCAAAAAACTCAGCACTAGAATTGAAGAATTCTTCAAATTCTAACCTAGACTTTTatcatcaaaaagaaattaaaactgATAATTATAGAAACAGAACTATAATCGCCGATTGCTTAGAAACTCTAACAGAAACCCTTCTTCATTCGCATTAAATTAAACCCAAAATAAATCACAAAAACACGCACAGCAAATTATTAGATAgtcaacaaataacaattatgaCGAGaagaaaaaacattaatttagtAAAATCAGTACTAAGATAGAAGAATTCTTCAAATTACTCACCTTAAAAACAACCGAATCCATAGTCACCACTTAGAAAATTGTTAACCCTaatttatgatattatttttttggagaTTCTTATGATAAAAAAGAAAGTAATATGGAGAATTAAATGATTTGGTGTTATAATTTCGAATTATATAAATCTATAAGAAACCCTATCTAATTCACCTATTATTTTTCTCAAACTCTGTTATATGTTACCGATTAAATCGGATAATAATTATGACTTTgtgtatttgttttatttatataaataaaagtagAAAATAGAAAATGGTTAAGGTTAAATATTCATCAAGCTAAACTACTACGctaaggaaaataaataaacaaagctTACAAAGGGTACCTTCCGGAAATTTCTTAAGACACTTTAGGAGATTTTGACTTGTGTACTCGGCTTCATAAAGGGCCCACCGGCCCagcacactttttttttttttcaaatagcaCACTTATTTTATAATCGGTTAATTTTGCGAGCGACTGTTTAATATAAGATTAATAGTATAATTggtttaattatagttttttaatacTCGATTagtaattgatttatttaaggtTTTGATTTATATGgtcaaaaataatttcttttatatgttataattgatcattttatatagaattataattgatcattttaaagtttaaattgatCATTATAACGACGAAATcgaagactttaaaaaattgatttatttaaagTTCTATACTTGTAAATAGAAATATATCActttaatgttaaaattgatcaattttatatcaaaattgaattttttacaGATATCTTCTAAAAGTTATAATCAATCACTTTGTATTTTTTAATGtcgaaattaattattataaaataattgataattgattaatagaaattgatcaattcaatgacaaaattgatcatttttaggttaaaattaaaattttttattctaattgatctatttatggtttatttttagttgactagatactttaaggtcaaaattgaatttttattctttaatttcttgaatttgaatattttttagttttcaatttTAGGCTTTTTGGCCGACCCATATAGACGGTCTCAATATGAGATCTTCTCGCACAAGTTTTGTGTTCTATAATTATACAaactttttaatgtttatttaaaaattatataagaaGATACAATACTCTAACTATTTAAACTCTAAGTCCATAGTCTATTTACTTTGATAGTATGAACATT
This Amaranthus tricolor cultivar Red isolate AtriRed21 chromosome 13, ASM2621246v1, whole genome shotgun sequence DNA region includes the following protein-coding sequences:
- the LOC130797482 gene encoding transcription factor-like protein DPB, which gives rise to MVTGTSLEDGERNPKGVTRSWGPAVSGQSVSTSGSMGSPSSRSEAGMATPARDNTALRLSHLEIHGDDSASQGAVVSKKKKRGQRATGADKSGRGLRQFSMKVCEKVESKGRTTYNEVADELVAEYADASNAPGPNEQPGYDEKNIRRRVYDALNVLMAMDIISKDKKEIQWKGLPRTSLNDIEELKTERLGLRNRIEKKAAYLRELEEQSVGYQNLIHRNQQLYGNGNVPTGGVALPFILVQTRPNATVEVEISEDMQLVHFDFNSTPFELHDDNYVLKQMQFCDKPPNDGGACSTPGSQGEGISIASTYHPQISEPSSPKMHHNQISQPPSPPKLYQTQNCTSPSSSNTYQPQMPFPPSQSNTTIKTPSSPPLPGILKARVQHEG
- the LOC130797481 gene encoding protein JOKA2 isoform X1, producing MDSVVFKVKYEDTLRRFNVRVFSTEDRAVLEKRMDLNMEGLRLKICSLFNLPSTTCFNLTYIDEDDDLVTLVDDEDLHDVLSQCLNPVRITVCMKTDKPIAASAEQSTPKVSSDPNYLNVTEVLKTVPVPLRHAFSKISSDLTEKAASTSPILGDLLDGLSKVGQSYLNASPSDGSTTPEKKSQSKKVDASMDRGVKHNDSQTSNIAQLSPKNNESTGKAEFIPSYRQWLMHRGEDVNLDEFEKNKYNLKLMEDNTNVDRNSGADGHVTNCSKNSLKKCVSSENVTSKSAHGVNKSSHFDGGSLSRPCFDLKSVGECPFSGELPTFPPFPCEPIYPNQTPVRTSNGIFQTSLGPNFHKGVRCDGCGVHPITGPRFKSKVKHDYDLCRICFEQMGNDLEYFRIDFPLPYRHPCTKDFCDPGSTFFRIPHVQQPRTLRRHAGKYPRFRFDSHFIMDVNVMDGTVMAPLTPFTKIWRLRNNGTLSWNRGLRFLWIDGDRFSASDSVEIEIPVDGVSVGKEIDIAVDFVAPELPGKYISYWRMADHSGQLFGQRVWVLIQVDESADLTLERIGRNLNLLQSESFGAVGAELNLDSPVPIGPPTAEQRPKTEIDLNFPFEMVSSHAADNMTTASGAAPAASSSALPNIDADNAVTHKASSVCNVDVKVNESHESPYAPPSIRIFSSIDTSDTSSACSSTIMNNKSCDLEQDTGKNDIETTLLKELDQMGFKDNDLNKTVLRVNGYDMQRSLDALFGVSEWDPMLKELEEMGFEDRVTNHKLLTKNNGSITRVVMDLIAGELP
- the LOC130797481 gene encoding protein JOKA2 isoform X2, yielding MVVFKVKYEDTLRRFNVRVFSTEDRAVLEKRMDLNMEGLRLKICSLFNLPSTTCFNLTYIDEDDDLVTLVDDEDLHDVLSQCLNPVRITVCMKTDKPIAASAEQSTPKVSSDPNYLNVTEVLKTVPVPLRHAFSKISSDLTEKAASTSPILGDLLDGLSKVGQSYLNASPSDGSTTPEKKSQSKKVDASMDRGVKHNDSQTSNIAQLSPKNNESTGKAEFIPSYRQWLMHRGEDVNLDEFEKNKYNLKLMEDNTNVDRNSGADGHVTNCSKNSLKKCVSSENVTSKSAHGVNKSSHFDGGSLSRPCFDLKSVGECPFSGELPTFPPFPCEPIYPNQTPVRTSNGIFQTSLGPNFHKGVRCDGCGVHPITGPRFKSKVKHDYDLCRICFEQMGNDLEYFRIDFPLPYRHPCTKDFCDPGSTFFRIPHVQQPRTLRRHAGKYPRFRFDSHFIMDVNVMDGTVMAPLTPFTKIWRLRNNGTLSWNRGLRFLWIDGDRFSASDSVEIEIPVDGVSVGKEIDIAVDFVAPELPGKYISYWRMADHSGQLFGQRVWVLIQVDESADLTLERIGRNLNLLQSESFGAVGAELNLDSPVPIGPPTAEQRPKTEIDLNFPFEMVSSHAADNMTTASGAAPAASSSALPNIDADNAVTHKASSVCNVDVKVNESHESPYAPPSIRIFSSIDTSDTSSACSSTIMNNKSCDLEQDTGKNDIETTLLKELDQMGFKDNDLNKTVLRVNGYDMQRSLDALFGVSEWDPMLKELEEMGFEDRVTNHKLLTKNNGSITRVVMDLIAGELP